Proteins co-encoded in one Aspergillus luchuensis IFO 4308 DNA, chromosome 6, nearly complete sequence genomic window:
- a CDS encoding retropepsin-like aspartic protease (InterPro:IPR021109): MFSLNGMCRAGRILRNIFVKKHSTGLSGSKTTRDEPLFPNCSGAGTDPPSGYQQEEPRQYSRIDENSATGSYSDLQALQGSECPEERGEPINVFPSLPFENDGPRTPGVCQNLDQFDFVYDIIVQSPMGSKLRRRLTLKFDADVNIMSDDMQHRLGTELRPYHGGPISITGQSHMIPLGTVGVSWTFCGQTRIYKTDFYVVPDMTYDFLIGRPSIRSHELYRVDPEITRRLNTSYQGQNDT; encoded by the coding sequence ATGTTCTCTCTGAATGGTATGTGTCGCGCTGGACGAATTTTGCGAAATATATTCGTGAAGAAACATTCCACCGGTTTATCTGGATCCAAAACTACGCGAGATGAACCACTATTTCCCAACTGCTCCGGTGCCGGAACCGACCCACCATCGGGTTATCAGCAAGAGGAGCCACGACAATACTCCAGGATCGACGAGAATTCAGCAACTGGCTCGTACTCGGACCTTCAGGCTCTTCAGGGATCGGAATGTCCAGAGGAGCGTGGCGAGCCCATCAATGtgtttccctccctccctttcgaGAACGATGGACCGAGAACCCCAGGGGTGTGCCAAAATCTGGATCAATTCGATTTTGTATACGACATAATCGTACAGTCTCCCATGGGATCCAAACTCCGGCGACGTCTTACCCTCAAATTTGATGCGGATGTCAATATCATGTCGGACGATATGCAACATAGACTGGGTACTGAGCTAAGACCCTATCACGGAGGCCCCATTTCAATAACGGGACAGTCGCACATGATCCCTCTCGGAACTGTTGGTGTTTCATGGACATTTTGTGGACAGACCAGGATTTACAAAACCGATTTCTATGTTGTTCCGGATATGACCTATGATTTTCTCATTGGCAGGCCATCAATACGCAGTCACGAGCTGTATCGAGTGGACCCAGAAATCACCAGACGGTTGAACACATCTTACCAGGGGCAAAATGATACCTAG
- a CDS encoding uncharacterized protein (COG:S;~EggNog:ENOG410PXTD;~TransMembrane:3 (i208-232o238-256i263-281o)) yields the protein MTRAQPEGYDKLAAVMALDPGSCIFRRFAKLNAKNLLYLQAEVAYIEEDLQHIITEDKNSASPEKANYPYSVWELKESLHQKDEYPEQWMKVLEARKLLNEYNAALLQQAQLLQFSKPETADLEVLQEWLNREHSEKRYFSPEDQWSGENAEDLIALHSRHDNTDKFTRLVFTRVIPFFHRWLGYRDTSRKDIEAGVWYYNNRRIRSWTYIVSLLISALLPTTSVVALYFIQQTAAKLIIIFLYNFIFVLVMGLMVKARRVEIFATAAAFAAIQVTILTSGNGSS from the exons ATGACGCGCGCTCAGCCAGAAGGATATGATAAACTAGCAGCCGTAATGGCTCTAGACCCCGGATCCTGCATCTTCCGCCGATTCGCCAAGCTCAACGCCAAAaacctcctctacctccaaGCAGAAGTAGCCTacatcgaagaagatcttcagcATATTATAACTGAAGACAAAAATTCCGCATCACCCGAGAAGGCAAACTATCCCTATTCAGTATGGGAGTTGAAGGAATCTCTCCACCAGAAGGATGAGTATCCCGAGCAGTGGATGAAAGTTCTCGAAGCGCGGAAATTGTTGAATGAGTATA ACGCAGCACTTCTCCAACAAGCCCAGCTCCTACAGTTTAGCAAGCCGGAGACGGCCGATCTAGAAGTTCTCCAGGAGTGGCTAAACCGGGAACACAGCGAGAAAAGATACTTTTCCCCGGAGGATCAGTGGAGCGGAGAGAACGCTGAAGATCTGATTGCGTTACATAGCCGACACGATAACACGGACAAGTTCACCCGTCTTGTGTTTACGCGTGTCATCCCGTTTTTCCATAGATGGCTAGGATATCGGGATACT TCCCGAAAAGATATCGAAGCCGGTGTTTGGTACTACAATAACCGGAGAATCAGATCCTGGACATATATAGTAAGCTTGCTAATCTCGGCCCTcctacctactacttctGTAGTCGCGCTGTACTTCATCCAACAGACAGCGGCCaaattgattattattttcttgtACAATTTCATATTCGTGCTCGTTATGGGCCTCATGGTCAAGGCTAGACGGGTGGAGATTTTTGCAACGGCGGCAGC GTTTGCTGCAATTCAGGTGACCATCCTTACGAGTGGGAATGGAAGCTCTTGA
- a CDS encoding uncharacterized protein (COG:K;~EggNog:ENOG410Q2RR;~InterPro:IPR036864,IPR001138;~PFAM:PF00172;~TransMembrane:1 (o569-588i);~go_function: GO:0000981 - DNA-binding transcription factor activity, RNA polymerase II-specific [Evidence IEA];~go_function: GO:0008270 - zinc ion binding [Evidence IEA];~go_process: GO:0006355 - regulation of transcription, DNA-templated [Evidence IEA]) produces the protein MPSNSRPVKVACLACRASKIRCDGQNPCTNCTIHRQECRYQPSRRGGARRGPVAAEERAMKKAQRLQTAARVNNHAMTNDEFTPAQILQINAATPVSLPSPSPIETGSRPSDTLQSKDSPEFPLSPRGRRTGQESRGTVGHPTRSLRAYRCDQDLINAYYIFIHPYLPLLPPPAVSQYVDKPVALSMRSAHVDASHLPYWPTTSLGLAMAAILTLIPLPGDAHAMENEAVTLRRSHADYFARSALDVSEESLVPSSNSELTQGPCSPLHPEIPRQLEPILALALLSLYECCQRGNVPKMRIRANQALTMAMDLSLHTQKSANNCSDAIRRCWWSTMFLIYQSSILTASAPLITSDDFRITTPYVVIRGCREPWPYVVQAQSLLHRSCTITRQLFNETTHDQRCLPRSFHNEVNLLDSSLLDIATETDRYRCIANCQGTEADAERVLWAISRVLIHTARLLIHRVRAFPDRPADSFTTTSNSSTSGTSTPLSPSRRAEIDVLFPFDEQESMRICIRSALLISRVFRHLPTPNPMYSDIPADGETFGFGLGLGQIGGDSRRSLISPRSLPYMAWCGMQSFYVLAMVLWRVRAALSAGNLSSVYEFLDQPTERTAIQDAERLEEELHMGIESLRVSMKADGVYEGVGRMVRELESVFDATMMG, from the exons ATGCCTTCCAATTCTCGACCGGTGAAGGTGGCGTGCCTGGCCTG TCGAGCCTCCAAAATTCGATGTGACGGGCAAAATCCATGCACTAAT TGCACTATCCATCGACAAGAATGCCGGTATCAACCCAGTCGGCGAGGGGGTGCTCGACGGGGCCCTGTTGCCGCCGAGGAGAGGGCCATGAAAAAGGCCCAACGACTGCAAACTGCAGCCAGGGTCAATAATCATGCCATGACAAATGATGAGTTTACTCCGGCCCAGATATTGCAGATCAATGCAGCTACCCCGgtttctcttccatctccgtCTCCGATTGAAACCGGATCCCGACCATCCGATACGCTGCAGAGTAAAGACAGCCCGGAATTCCCGTTATCGCCTAGAGGCCGTAGAACCGGTCAGGAGTCTCGGGGAACTGTGGGCCATCCGACACGAAGCCTCCGTGCTTATCGGTGTGATCAGGATCT GATCAACGCTTACTACATCTTCATACATCCATACCTCCCTCTACTACCCCCACCAGCTGTGTCCCAGTATGTGGACAAGCCTGTGGCTCTGAGCATGCGGTCGGCCCATGTAGATGCATCTCATCTGCCTTACTGGCCGACTACCTCACTTGGCTTGGCTATGGCAGCAATACTGACACTGATACCCCTACCGGGAGATGCGCACGCGATGGAGAATGAGGCTGTCACCTTGCGACGCTCTCATGCCGATTATTTTGCACGCTCAGCGCTAGATGTATCGGAAGAATCTCTCGTGCCGTCTTCCAATTCCGAACTCACTCAGGGCCCATGCAGCCCCTTGCATCCGGAAATTCCCAGGCAATTGGAGCCGATCCTGGCATTAGCACTTCTCAGCCTATACGAGTGCTGCCAGCGAGGAAATGTCCCCAAGATGCGCATCCGAGCCAATCAGGCATTAACCATGGCTATGGACCTATCGTTACATACGCAGAAGTCTGCGAATAACTGTTCCGACGCGATCCGTCGCTGTTGGTGGTCGACG ATGTTCCTCATTTATCAGTCTTCTATATTGACAGCTTCG GCACCCCTAATTACAAGCGATGACTTCCGCATTACCACGCCTTATGTAGTAATTCGTGGCTGTCGAGAG CCATGGCCCTACGTCGTACAAGCACAATCCCTACTTCACCGTAGCTGCACCATCACCCGCCAGCTCTTCAACGAAACCACCCACGATCAAAGATGTCTTCCCCGTTCTTTCCACAACGAAGTAAATCTCCTCGACTCTTCTCTCCTCGATATAGCCACTGAAACAGACCGCTACCGCTGCATAGCCAACTGCCAAGGCACGGAAGCCGACGCGGAGCGCGTGCTCTGGGCAATATCGCGCGTCCTAATTCACACAGCTAGATTGCTCATCCATAGAGTTCGCGCTTTCCCTGACCGTCCTGCCGATAGCTTCACGACTACTTCCAACAGCAGTACTAGCGGAACTAgcacccccctctctccgTCCCGAAGAGCTGAAATTGATGTTCTATTTCCGTTTGATGAGCAAGAATCCATGCGTATCTGCATTCGCTCTGCGCTGTTGATCTCTCGCGTCTTCCGTCACCTGCCTACACCGAATCCGATGTACTCCGATATCCCTGCGGATGGAGAGACCTTTGGATTTGGACTTGGACTCGGACAGATTGGTGGAGACTCGAGGCGATCGCTGATCTCACCACGCTCTCTACCATACATGGCCTGGTGTGGGATGCAGAGCTTCTATGTACTTGCCATGGTGCTGTGGCGTGTGCGGGCGGCGTTGTCTGCCGGAAATCTGAGCAGTGTTTATGAATTCCTAGACCAACCGACTGAGCGGACGGCGATACAGGATGCGGAAAGGCTAGAGGAGGAGTTACACATGGGGATCGAGTCACTGAGAGTGTCAATGAAAGCGGATGGGGTGTACGAGGGTGTCGGGAGGATGGTTAGGGAGTTGGAAAGCGTGTTTGATGCTACTATGATGGGGTGA
- a CDS encoding tetratricopeptide repeat protein (COG:S;~EggNog:ENOG410PIP3;~InterPro:IPR011990;~go_function: GO:0005515 - protein binding [Evidence IEA]), translating into MTTETVQAIPASEEYYDLGSYGHVISTTSADTQTWFNRGLTWVYAFNHVEGAYCFEQAIANDPTCAMAYWGLAYAVGPNYNKPWERFDERDLHACVKRGFYAAQKAMEHAGNATPLEKALIDAIQTRFVADTPPNDYPTINKSYAAAMKLVYDAFGDDIDVATLYADALMNMTPWALWDLFTGKPNANAPTMEVKAVLDRALTYEKANLHPGLLHLYIHYIEMSPTPELGINAADNLRDLVPDAGHIHHMPTHLDILIGDWRRSIASNYNSTLADDKYFRKAGAANFYTFYRMHDYHSLIYAAMFAGKSQMALDAVTRMEATVPEEVLRIQSPPMADWLEQFLTSRLHVMVRFGMWEELKQKELPTDQTLYSGTTAMTHYARGVAFAATGDVPTARKEQERFNQAWKRVPETRLAYNGKIVDVLQVAAAMLEGEIEYRCANYDQAFAALRRAIDIEDKLPYSEPWSWMQPSRHAYAALLMEQGHLEEAAQVYRADLGLDNTLVRQCRHPNNVWSLQGYHECLVRLGKLDEAAMIEQSVKLALAVADVPIKASCFCRLDTSQAPQVLTGCCSKD; encoded by the coding sequence ATGACTACAGAAACAGTCCAAGCCATCCCAGCAAGCGAGGAGTACTACGACCTTGGCTCATATGGGCACGttatcagcaccaccagcgcCGACACCCAGACCTGGTTCAACCGGGGTCTAACATGGGTTTACGCCTTTAATCACGTAGAGGGGGCCTACTGCTTCGAACAGGCCATTGCAAATGATCCGACATGTGCAATGGCATACTGGGGGCTCGCCTATGCGGTAGGTCCAAACTACAACAAGCCCTGGGAGAGGTTCGATGAGAGAGACTTGCATGCCTGTGTAAAACGAGGATTTTATGCCGCACAAAAGGCCATGGAACATGCGGGGAACGCAACACCCCTCGAGAAGGCTCTCATCGATGCAATTCAAACTCGTTTCGTCGCCGACACTCCGCCTAACGATTACCCGACCATCAACAAGAGCTACGCCGCCGCCATGAAGCTAGTTTACGATGCTTTCGGGGATGATATCGACGTGGCCACGCTCTATGCGGATGCGTTGATGAACATGACTCCGTGGGCGTTATGGGATCTTTTCACTGGAAAGCCGAATGCTAACGCGCCCACGATGGAAGTCAAAGCCGTTCTGGACCGAGCGCTCACTTATGAGAAAGCCAATCTCCATCCCGGCCTGCTTCATCTCTACATCCATTATATCGAGATGTCACCTACCCCGGAACTGGGAATAAATGCAGCCGATAACCTTCGTGACCTTGTCCCGGATGCCGGTCATATCCACCACATGCCTACCCATCTGGACATCCTCATTGGAGACTGGAGGCGTTCCATTGCTTCTAACTATAACTCGACCCTTGCGGACGACAAGTATTTCCGCAAAGCAGGTGCTGCCAACTTCTACACCTTCTACCGTATGCACGACTACCATTCCTTAATCTATGCAGCCATGTTCGCCGGAAAATCGCAAATGGCTCTCGACGCAGTGACGCGCATGGAAGCCACCGTCCCCGAGGAAGTCCTCCGGATCCAGTCCCCGCCTATGGCTGACTGGCTCGAGCAATTCCTAACCAGCCGGCTGCATGTAATGGTGCGATTTGGCATGTGGGAGGAGCTGAAACAGAAAGAGCTGCCAACTGATCAGACTCTCTACTCCGGCACCACAGCCATGACGCACTACGCGCGAGGAGTCGCCTTCGCCGCTACCGGGGATGTCCCGACAGCTCGCAAGGAGCAGGAACGGTTCAATCAGGCATGGAAGCGTGTTCCAGAGACCCGCCTCGCTTATAACGGGAAGATTGTCGATGTGCTCCAGGTGGCTGCGGCCATGTTGGAAGGTGAGATCGAGTATCGGTGCGCGAACTACGATCAGGCCTTTGCCGCTCTGCGTCGTGCTATTGATATTGAGGATAAGTTGCCCTACAGTGAGCCGTGGTCGTGGATGCAACCTTCCCGCCACGCGTACGCGGCTCTTCTGATGGAACAGGGGCatctggaagaagcagcGCAGGTGTATCGTGCCGATCTGGGACTGGACAACACACTTGTTCGGCAGTGCCGTCATCCTAACAACGTCTGGTCGCTGCAGGGGTATCATGAATGCTTGGTGAGACTGGGGAAGCTGGATGAGGCAGCAATGATTGAGCAATCGGTTAAATTGGCTCTTGCGGTGGCGGATGTCCCCATCAAGGCCTCGTGTTTCTGCAGGCTGGATACTTCGCAGGCGCCGCAGGTTCTCACAGGGTGTTGCTCTAAGGACTGA
- a CDS encoding uncharacterized protein (SECRETED:SignalP(1-21)), protein MKPLQLIPTLLLSLVPTLTHASDSDDIPSGAKLCQPQGKGSCQFGVYQLYPGIDCYHQTMNSAYLFDHACNIIGHVENFTQGDAMTSQLPYTLDIENVFGYPSCYLKYEIAYSDGLYGYSMPSGGVWDDCEKGDDFLCTWYRVAFDCPGF, encoded by the coding sequence ATGAAGCCACTCCAGCTCAtcccaaccctcctcctctccctcgtccCTACGCTCACCCACGCATCCGATAGCGACGACATTCCCTCCGGCGCCAAACTCTGCCAACCCCAAGGTAAAGGCAGCTGCCAATTCGGCGTATACCAATTATATCCTGGTATCGATTGCTACCACCAAACGATGAATTCCGCCTACCTCTTCGATCACGCATGCAACATCATCGGCCACGTGGAGAACTTCACCCAGGGAGACGCCATGACTTCGCAGCTGCCGTATACTCTGGACATTGAGAACGTTTTTGGTTATCCATCTTGCTACCTCAAATATGAGATTGCGTACAGTGATGGCTTGTATGGGTATAGCATGCCCTCGGGAGGTGTTTGGGATGACTGCGAGAAGGGCGATGACTTTCTGTGCACTTGGTATAGGGTGGCGTTTGACTGTCCTGGATTCTAG
- a CDS encoding DUF2985 domain-containing protein (COG:S;~EggNog:ENOG410PJI7;~InterPro:IPR021369;~PFAM:PF11204;~TransMembrane:4 (n5-17c22/23o200-221i241-258o322-342i354-374o)): protein MNPRCLTTAFGLLGVVWNVINANLLGSVQRTTSSYSQLFQQPKLGRMADDYSAAVDRQGQSTMPLFQAGRTLRSASISSAARLLDFNPAAGVWQATGTAIAHAPNFADLRSSDEVAFDFHARTVRRSNTQPAIDRPISRRATAPAIGPGPWEAEDPVLPLGTQPDRDHCSDLSEGAIAWRDICKRFPLVVWEFLCTPTGFFITVYGLNVIAWGAMLFFLLLNVGSMSKEQKKVWIEIDSQILNGLFCLTSWGLAPWRIRDTYWLLQWRLCDGVKSRKSMEKLAKRNASWFRLQPSDSDDELTLQTTLTGKVAPPTSAWKMDFVIINMLLNTLFQVGMAAFMWCYNRHNRPSYGVGLFIGLGCFSSLLAGVMSWWEGRKVKRIEGSLVEDIHENQYQVVNTI from the coding sequence ATGAACCCCCGCTGTCTAACCACAGCCTTTGGTTTATTGGGTGTTGTGTGGAATGTTATAAATGCTAACTTGTTAGGTTCTGTCCAAAGGACCACCTCATCATATTCACAACTCTTCCAGCAACCAAAACTGGGTAGAATGGCCGATGATTATTCGGCTGCAGTGGACAGGCAAGGCCAGTCAACGATGCCTTTGTTTCAGGCAGGACGCACTCTGCGCTCCGCCTCAATATCTTCCGCCGCGAGGCTGCTTGATTTTAATCCTGCGGCGGGGGTTTGGCAAGCCACAGGGACTGCTATCGCACACGCCCCAAATTTCGCCGATCTGAGATCATCGGACGAGGTGGCATTTGATTTTCACGCTCGCACTGTACGTCGAAGCAACACTCAACCTGCGATTGACCGCCCTATTTCCCGAAGAGCGACGGCCCCCGCTATCGGTCCTGGCCCCTGGGAAGCAGAGGACCCAGTGCTCCCCCTTGGGACTCAGCCCGATCGCGACCACTGTTCAGATCTTTCTGAGGGAGCGATTGCATGGCGCGACATATGCAAAAGATTTCCGCTTGTGGTGTGGGAATTCCTCTGCACACCTACGGGCTTCTTCATAACTGTTTACGGCCTTAACGTTATTGCCTGGGGCGCTATGCTATTCTTTCTCCTATTGAATGTGGGATCCATGAGCAAGGAGCAGAAAAAAGTCTGGATTGAGATAGATTCCCAGATCCTGAATGGCTTGTTCTGCTTGACCTCCTGGGGTCTAGCACCATGGCGAATTCGCGATACATATTGGCTACTCCAATGGCGCCTGTGCGACGGCGTAAAATCGAGAAAGTCGATGGAGAAGCTTGCAAAGCGAAACGCTAGCTGGTTCAGATTGCAGCCTTCTGACTCTGATGATGAATTGACTTTGCAAACGACCCTGACCGGTAAGGTTGCGCCGCCTACCAGCGCATGGAAAATGGacttcgtcatcatcaacatgctATTGAACACTCTGTTCCAAGTCGGCATGGCAGCATTTATGTGGTGCTACAACCGGCATAATCGCCCAAGCTACGGAGTCGGTCTTTTCATTGGCCTGGGTTGTTTCAGCTCCCTTTTAGCTGGGGTAATGTCATGGTGGGAGGGACGAAAAGTCAAACGGATCGAAGGGTCTCTTGTAGAAGATATACATGAAAACCAATATCAGGTAGTTAATACGATTTGA